GCCCTCCGGTCCTACACCGCCATCACACCCGCACCGGCTGCAGAACGGGTTTGGGCTTGCGGAACACCAGCACGTTGCCCGCCATCACCAGCCCCAGTCCGGCCAGCGCCGGCAGCGTCCACTGGTAGCCCTCGACGAACGCCGAGACATTCAGCGCCACCACCGGGAACAGCACGGTGCAATAGGCGGCGCGCTCCGGTCCCATGCGCCCGACCAGGGTCAGGTAGGCGGTGAAGCCGATCACCGAACCGGGGATTGCCAGGTACAGCAGCGAACCAACGTACTGCGGGCTGCCATCGAAAGTCAGCGGCACGCCTTGCACCACGCAGATCCCCAGCAGGATCAGCGAACCGTAGAGCATGCCCCAGGCGTTGGTGCTGAGCGGACGCAGGCCGGCCTTCTGCTGCAGGCTGGAAAGCAGGTTGCCGGCGGAGAAACACAGGGTGCCGGCCAGGGCCAGGCCCAATCCGTAGTATGTCTCACGCCCGGCGCCGTGGCTGGACAGCTCCGGCCAGAACAGCAGCACCAGCCCGGCCAGCCCCAGGGCACCCCCACCCAGCACGTTGGGGGCGATGCGCTGGTTGAAGAAGAGCCGCGCATTGAGCGCGTTCCACAGGGTCGCGGTGGAGAACACCACGGCGATCAGCCCGCTGGGGATCCACTGGCTGGCGGTGTAGAAGCACAGGAAGTTCACGCAGAACAGACACCCCCCCTGGGCCAGGCAGATCGCCTGGCCGCGCCGTCCCAGCGGCTGCAAGCGGCGTGACGCCAGCAGCAGGACGAACAGCACCAGCGCCGCCAGGCTGAAGCGGTAGGCGATGGACAGCGGAATGGCGACCACGCCGACCTGCAGCTTGATGGCGATCCAGGTGGTGCCCCAGATGAGCACGGTGAGCAGGTAGAGCGACAGGTTCATGGCGGCCTCCGGATGATAGATGAACAGTCTCCCGCCCTCCTCCGGCGCCGGCTTGCAGATTCTTGCGCTTATTGCGACAACCGGGCTGGCAACGCGCGCTCGCGCGAGTAGAGTGAGGCGCAACAGAGGAACGCCCATGCCCGCCATTCAACAGCTCGAAGTCTTCCAGTCGATGAACGCATCGCCAAACGCCCGCCTGGAGCGCTGCGCGGAGCTGGGCGACGGGCTGTCGGCGGCCATCTGGAGCAACAGTCACGACGCTCGCGACTACCACGCGCCCAGCCATCACACCCTGTCCTGCTACCTGAACGACGGCACCGGCACCTTCCGCCGCGGTGCCCCCGGCACCAAGGGCGCGCCGGACAAGCTGTGCGTGATGCCCGCGGGCGCCGAGTCGGCGTGGATCGTCAACGGCGACATCCGCCTGGCGCACCTGTACATCGGCCAGGAGCAGTTCGCCCTGGGCTGTATTCGCCTGCTCGACCGCGAGCCGCGCGAGCTGCAACTGCATGAACGCACCTTCCTCGACGACCCGCAGCAGGCCGCGCGCTTCCGCCAGTTGGTGAAGCTGGACTGGCACGAGCCGGGCGAACGCATCCGCACCAGCACGCTGGCCCATGACCTGATCGATCATCTGCTGCTGAATCAGGTTGGCCTGCGTGAAGGGCTGCGTTTGAAGGGCGGGCTGGCGCCGGCGATGCGCCGGCGGGTGGCCGACTATATCGAGCAGCGCCTGGACCAGCCGCTGTCGCTGGGCGAGCTGGCGATGCAGACGGCACTGTCGGAATACCATTTCGCGCGGATGTTCCGCGAGAGTTTCGGCATGCCGCCGCACCAGTACGTGCTGGCCCGCCGCGTGGCCCTGGCGCAACGCCTGCTGCGCGATACCCGCCAGCCGCTCGCCCAGGTGGCCCTGGCGTGCGGGTTCTCCAGCGCCAGCCATTTTGCCAACCGGTTCCGCTCGGTGGTGGGCGGGACGCCGGGGGAATTTCGGTTGGCGTTCGAGCGCTAAGGGCTGGAACGCGATCCGCCGGCAAGGCCGGCGTCAATCAAGGCTCGCGAGCATGCTCGCCCCTACAATCCCGGGCGTCAGCCCAGCACCGCCACCACGCCCCCGATCAGCGGCATGGCAGCAGCCGTCGGCAATGCCCAGCGCGGCCGCCAGGCCAGCAGCAGGACGAGCGCGGCGCCCGCGATCATCAGCAGGCACGCCCAGTAGACGATGCCCAATTCCGCCCCCATCCGGCGAATCGCATAAGCCAGCGCCAACGTCCCATCCAGTAGCGCGACGCCCCGTGACAGGCGCACGCGGAAAGCCGACGGCGCGCTGCCGAACAGCTCGCGATGATGGCGCGCCAGCGAAAGGCAGGCGGCGGCCAGCGCCAGCAGGTTGAGACCGAACACCAGCAGCATCAGGCGTACTCCTCGGTACGGGCGCGACGCACGCGCGCCGGCTCGGCGCCTTCGCGCCCCACTCGCCAGGCCAGGAACCCACAGCCCACGCCGATCACCAGCAGGCCGAGGTCGACGCCGGCCATCAGCCAGTCGCCTTCGGCGATCCGTGCCGTCAGCCGACCGGGCTCGGGACCGGACAGGCCGAGCAGCGATAGCAGCAGCGCCAAGGCGGCCAGCGCGCCGAGCTGCTCACGGGCCATGCCACGACCACCGCGACGCCACAGGGCATGGGCCAGCGCCAGCAGCCAGGCCACCACGAATGCCGTCGCCTCCCAGCGCCCGCGTCCGACCATCCCGGCGGGCAGCAGGCGTGACGCCGCCAGCAGCCCCAGCGAGGCCAGCGGCAGCCCGCCGCACACCGCGCCATTGAGCACCCGCACCCACGCCACGCCCCGATGCCCCCGCGTCTCGCGCTTGCTCACCCAGACCTGCAGGCCACCGAAGACCATCGCGCAGCCCAACAGGCCGAGGGCGAAATACATCACCCGCAGCAGATCGTTGCCGAACTGCGCCATGTGCAGGCCGGTCAGCCACGCATAGGTCTGGTAGCCCGGCTTGTAGGGCTTCTGCACATGCAGCAGCGCCCCGCTGCCGGCGTCGAACGACACGGTGCGCTGGTCGTTCACCATGCCACGGTCGATGGCCCGGCGTACCTGTACCATCGCCGCTGCATCGTTGGGGTTCTCGATGCTGATCCAGCCCACCTGACTGTCGTCGCCCCAGGCCTCGCGCGCCTTCACGAGCATGCGGTCGATGGACTTCGGAGGCTTGGCCGGCTTGCCCAGCGCCTCGCGGTCGAAGGCGCCCTGGACGTCATGGAAGAAGTGTTCCGCATCGTCCTGGTAGGCGGCCTTGATTCCCGCGGTCATGTAGAAGGTGATGAAAATCGCCAGCCCCGTGTAGGCCATCATCAGGTGGAACGGCAGGCCGAGCACGCCCAGTACGTTATGCGCGTCGAGCCAGGCGCGCTGCCTGGCCACGCTGGGCCGCAGGGTGAAGAAGTCCTTGAAGATGCGCCGGTGCACGATCACCCCACTGACCAGCGCCACCAGCATGAACAGGCCCGCGACGCCGACCACATAGAGGCCGAGCATCCCGCCATGCAGCTCGTAATGCAGTTCGAGGAAGAAGTTGCCGCCCACGGTTTCCGGCAGCACCTCGCCTTGCCGGGCGTCCACCCGGAAGGACTGGAACGCGCTGAAATCCGCCGGCTCCCAACCCGCGGTCCAGTACGGCATACGCTCGGTGGGCGGGAGCATCCAGTAGCCGTGGGCGTCGGGCGCGCGCTCGACGAGCAGGTCGCGCACCTGGTCGGCGCCGACGCTCACCCGCTCCAGCGGGAGCAACTGCGGCGTCATCCAGCGGGTGAGTTCCTTGTCGAACACCGACAGGGTGCCGGAGAACAGCACCACGAACAGAATCCAGCTGATCAGCAGTCCGCTCCAGGTGTGCAGGCCGGACATGGATTGGCGCAGGCTCATGGGCGCACCCCGTAACCGCCGGGGAGGAAGGCCGCCAGCCCCAGCAGCAGGCTCAGCGCCAGCGGCACCCAGGTTGCGCGCCAGGCGCTGCGAGCGGCGAAGACGTAGAGGATCGTGACGACCCAGACGAAGAAGCTGGCCAGGCTGGCAAAGGATACGCGGTCGGGACGCTCCATCGGCAGGTAGACGCTGAGGAAGGCGGTGGCGGTATAGGCCAGGGCGTAGCCACCGACCGCGGCGCTCAGGATACGTGCGGTGACGGCGCCGGCCTGGGCGCCGGTCATGCGTCGGGCGCGCGGGGAAGCAGACATGCGGGTGGATCCTGCGAAGCCCTCCGGGAAGTCCCCGGAGGATGATTGAAAAGCGGAATTATATGATATTGCTTCTCAATTAAAAGAAATCCGTCGTCGTCATTGTCAGCAGTCGTGTCCGCCAACCGCAACACGGCACAGGTGTCGCTGACGTCCAGCGCGCGGAGCAGGCCGCGGATCAGCGGGACTGCACAGAAGCCGTACGACGAAGAAAAACCTGCGGGCCGACCTGAACGTTATTTCCGTCAGTGCCCGCGCGCCACGTCCATCGCCCTCTCCAGCCCCTCGAAAACCCGTGGCGACAGGCACTGGGCGACGTTGAAACGCAGGAAGCCGGTCGCGCTCTGGCTGAGGCTGAAGACGTTGCCCGGCGCCAGCACCAGGTTGTCCGCCAGCGCCGCGCGGGACACCTCGGCGGCGTCCAGCCCGTCCGGCAGGCAGGCCCAGATGAAGATACCGCCGCGCGGCTCCAGCCAGGGCTGGATGTCCAGCGCGCGCAGGCGTTGCAGCGTCTCGCCCATCGCGTCGGCCAGGCGCGCGCGCAGGCTGTCCAGGTGGCGACGGTAGCTGCCCTTGCGCAGCAGCTCATAGAGCATTTCCGCGCTGAACGGGCTGTTGCCGAAACTGGTGGCCAGCTTCAGGTCCACCAGGCGCTCGCACCATTGCGGCTGGGTGGCGATGTAGCCGCAGCGCACCGAGGCGGACAGCGTCTTGGAGAAGCTGCCGACCTGGATCACCCGTTCCAGCCCGTCGAAGGCCGACAGGCGCGGCGCGCTCTCATGCTCGAAGTCACCGAAGATGTCGTCCTCGACGATCAGCAGGTCATGGGCCTCGGCCAGCTTCAGCAAGCGATGGGCGATCAGCGGCGAGAGCACCGCGCCGGTCGGGTTGTGGAAGGCCGAGTTGGTGATGTACAGGCGCGGCCGATGCTGTTCCAGCAGGCTCGCCATGACGGCGATGTCCGGCCCGGTCGGCGTGTAGGGTACGGCCACCACCTGCACGCGGTGCGCGCGCAGCAGGGCCTGGAAGTTGAAGTAGCCGGGGTCGTCCACCAACACGCAGTCGCCCGGCTCCAGCAGGAAACGGCAGATCAGGTCGATGGCCTGGGTGCCGTTGTCGGTGAGCACCACCTGCTGCGGACCGACCGGCACCCCATAGTCGGCCAACCGCCGCGCCAGTTGTTCGCGCAGGCCGGCGTGGCCGTAGGGGCGGCCGTACTCCAGCAGGCTCGACTGCGGCGCCCGGGCGATCTGCCGCAGCGCGCGGCGCAGCTCGTCCTCCGGCAGCCAGGACGGCGGCAGCCAGCCGCAGCCGGGCTTGAGCGAGGTGTCGGCGGCCTCCAGGGACTGCCGGGATATCCACAGCGGATCGATGCTGCGGTCCAGCGCCGGGCCGATTTCCGCCAGCGACAGCGGCGGCGCGTGACCGCTGACATAGAAGCCGGAACCGCGCCGGGCGGCGATCACGCCATCGGCGGCGAGGCGGTCGTAGGCTTCCACCACGGTGGTCTTGGACACGTCCAGTTGCGCGGCCAGCTGGCGGATCGACGGCAGCCGCTCGCCCGGCACCAGCGCCCGCGCGGCCAGGCGCTCACGCACATGCCGCATCACCGAATCGACCCGCGTGCCCTTTGGCCTGCCCATGCCGCCCCTCACCTGCCCCTGGATAATTTGTACCGGGATAATTTGTACCGGGATAATTCACAGACAGTTTGCGCAAATTGTACCCATCTGTCACTGGCCGCCCGGCGGGCCCGGGCGCATCCTCGAAGCTCGCTTTCCTGCTGGATGACCCACCATGAACGACACTCTCGCCATGAACCGCAATCTCGGTGGCTGGCTCAGCGGCTTCCTCGGCGTCCTCATCTTCAGCGGCTCGCTGCCGGCGACACGGGTGGCGGTGGCCGACTTCGACCCGACCTTCCTCACCCTCGCCCGCGCCAGCATCGCCGGCCTGCTGGCGGCGGCGATCCTGATCGTGCTGCGGCAGAAGTTGCCCGCGCGCCGGGACCTGGTTCCGCTGCTGGTGGTCGCCGGCGGCGTGGTGGTGGGCTTCCCGCTGCTCACCGCGCTGGCGCTCAAGCACGTCAATTCGGCCCACGCCATTGTCTTCGTCGGCCTGCTGCCGCTGGCCACCGCGCTGTTCGGCGTGATGCGCGCCGGGGAACAACCGCGCCCGGCGTTCTGGATCTGTTCGCTGCTGGGCAGTGCCGTGGTCGCGGGCTTCGCCCTGTCGCAGAGCGGCGCGGGCAATTTCACCGGCGACCTGCTGATGCTCGCGGCCATCCTGGTCTGCGGCCTGGGCTATGCCGAAGGTGGACGCATCGCCCGCCACCTGGGCAGTTGGCAGGTGATCTGCTGGGTGCTGGTGCTGTCCCTGCCGCTGATGCTGCCGCTGGCCTGGTACACCCAGCCCGAGACGTTCAGCGGCGCCAGCTGGCCGGCCTGGCTGAGCCTGGGCTACGTGTCGCTGTTCAGCATGCTGATCGGCTTCTTCTTCTGGTACCACGGCCTGGCCACCGGCGGCATCGCCGCGGTCGGCCAGTTGCAATTGCTGCAGCCGTTCTTCGGTCTGGCGCTGGCCGGCCTGCTGCTGCACGAGCAGGTCAGCCCGCTGATGGCCGGAGCCACCGTCGCCGTGGTGCTGTGCGTCGCCGGAGCCAAACGCTTCGCCCGCTGACCGCTGGTTTCCTCAGAGCCCGTTCACGACCAGCTGCGCGTCCCGCCCGAGAAGATTCGCGGTATCATCGGACGTTTGCGTACTCGGCTGGATCGCCGGAAGGAAGCTCGGATGAAGCCACCCGCCGAATCTCCACTGCCCGCCGTGGAGCGCGACGAGTTCGCGCCACGGCCACGGCTGACCCTGGGCAGCCATGTGCACAGCGGCTTCGACCTGCGCAGCGGACGCATGCAGAACATCTCCCGGCACCGCGCCGCGCTGGCTTTCCTGTACGACAACATGCCGGTCTCGGGCAGCATAACCCCACGTTCGGGCCGCGAGATCCGGGTGTTCCGCGATGACCGCATCGTCCGCGTCAGCCGCCAGCTGGAACTCGAACAGGCCTGGCGCCTGGACCTGCGCGAGCTGGGCTTCAAGCCGGCGATGCGGCGCAGCGATGCGCTGGAGGACAGCGCCGGAGAAATGTTCGAGCTGCCCGACGACAGCGCCTGGCAGAGCTTCATGCGCGAGGGCCTGCCGCAGTTGCGCGAGCAGGGCTGGGAAATCGACGTGCGTCCGGAATTCGTCTTCGACATCTCGCCGGTGGAAGACTGGTATGCCGAGATCGAGGAGACCGAGGACCGCCAGTGGTTCGACCTGGAGCTGGGCATCCAGGTCGACGGCCGCCGCATCAGCCTGCTGCCGTCGCTGATCGAACTGATCCGGCGCATGCCGGCACTGCTCGACCCGGCCGCCCTCGCCCGCCACGCCGACGACGAACAGCTGGTGCTGCGCCTGGATGCCGGGCGCAGCCCGATCCACACCTGGCAGACGGCCTCGGAACGCCCGCTGCGCGTCTCGCTGCCGTTCGGCAAGCTCAAGCCGATGCTGGGCACGCTGTCGGAGTTCTATATCGGCGACCTGCCGCCGGTGCGTCGCCTGCGCATGGGCGCGCCCGACGCCTCGCGCCTCTCCGAACTGGAAGAACTGCCGCTGGCCTGGGAAGGCGGCGAGCAACTGCGCGAGATCGCCCACCGCCTGCGCGACTACCGGGCGCGCCCGGCGGCCATTCCCGAAGACCTCAACGCCGAGCTGCGCGCCTACCAGCACGAAGGCCTGAGTTGGATGCAGACCCTGCGCGAAGTCGGCGCCAGCGGCATCCTCGCCGACGACATGGGCCTGGGCAAGACGCTGCAGTCCCTCGCCCACATCCTGCTGGAAAAGCAGGCCGGGCGCCTGACCACGCCGGCGCTGGTGATCATGCCCACCAGCCTGATCCCCAACTGGCTGGACGAAGCCGAGCGCTTCACCCCCGACCTGCGCGTGCTCGCCCTGCACGGCGCCGGGCGGCGCAAGGCGTTCGCCAGGATCGCCGAGCACGACCTGATCCTCACCACCTACGCCCTGCTGCCGCGCGATGCGGAGAAGCTCGCGCAGCACGAGTACCACCTGCTGATCCTCGACGAGGCGCAGAACATCAAGAACGCCGGCACCAAGGCGGCCCAGGCCGCGCGCCGCCTGCACGCGCGCAACCGCCTGTGCCTGACCGGCACGCCGCTGGAGAATCACCTGGGCGAGCTGTGGTCGCTGTTCCACTTCCTGCTGCCCGGCTGGCTGGGCGACGCGCGCCAGTTCGCCATCGACTACCGCACCCCCATCGAACGCCACGGCGACCAGGCGCGGCTGATGCACCTGGCCGCGCGCATCCGGCCCTTCCTGCTGCGCCGCACCAAGGAACAGGTGGCCTCGGAACTGCCGCCCAAAAGCGAGTTCGTCCAGCACATCGAACTCAGCGAGGCGCAGCGCGACCTCTACGAAACCGTGCGCCTGGCGCTGGACCGCAAGGTGCGCGACGAGATCGCCCGGCGGGGCCTGGCGCGCAGCCGCATCATCATCCTCGAGGCACTGCTCAAGCTGCGCCAGGTGTGCTGCGACATCCGCCTGGTGAACAGGGAAGTCCCGCCGCCAACCGGCAAGTCGGCGCGCGCGGTGACCTCGGGCAAGCTGGTCTACCTGCTGGACATGCTCGAAGAACTGCTCGCCGAGGGCCGCCGCGTGCTGGTGTTCTCGCAGTTCACCTCGATGCTCGCACTGATCGGCGAGGCGCTGGCCGAGCGCAACCTGGACTACGCCCTGCTCACTGGCGACACCCGCGACCGCCGTGCGCCGGTGAAGAACTTCCAGGAAGGCCGCGTGCCGCTGTTCCTGATCAGCCTGAAGGCCGGCGGCGTGGGCCTGAACCTGACCGCCGCCGACACCGTGATCCACTACGACCCCTGGTGGAACCCGGCCGCCGAGAACCAGGCCAGCGACCGCGCCTACCGCATCGGCCAGGACAAGCCGGTGTTCGTCTACAAGCTGATCGCCCGTGGCACGGTGGAAGAGAAGATCCAGTTGCTGCAACGCGACAAGGCGGCGCTGGCCGCCGGCATCCTCGAAGGCACGGGCTCGGACTGGCAACTGGACGACGCGGACATCGACGCGCTGTTCGCGCCGCTGCCCAAGGCGGTTTGAGTGACTCGTCGGGAACTCGGCCCGATGCCACGCAATGCATTTCCCGCGGGGCTCTCGTACAAGCGGACTCCGTCCGCGATCGCATTGCAGCGGGTTATCGCGGACGGAGTCCACTCCTACGAAAAGCGTGGCATCGCTTCGACGGGAAACTCAGCGCATCCCCCAGCCATGACTGACCAGCACCGATTGCCCGGTGAGCGCCGCCGAGGGGAAGCTGGCGAGGAACAGCACGGTCTGCGCGACGTCGTCGACGGTGGTGAACTCGCCGTCCACGGTGCCGCCGAGCATGACCTTCTTCACCACCTCATCCTCGCTGATGCCCAGTTCCCTGGCCTGCTCGGGAATCTGCTTTTCCACCAGCGGCGTGCGCACGAAGCCGGGGCACACCACGTGGGAGCGCACGCCGTGCGGCCCGCCCTCCTTCGCCAGTGTGCGGGCCAGGCCTAGCAGCCCGTGCTTGGCGGTGACGTAGGCGGACTTCAGTGGCGAAGCCTCGTGGGAATGCACCGAGCCCATGTAGATCACCACGCCGCCGCGCTTCGCCGGGTACATGTGGCGCAACGCGGCGCGGGTGGTGAGGAAGGCGCCGTCGAGGTGGATCGCGAGCATCTTCTTCCAGTCGGCGAAGGAGTAGCTTTCCAGCGGATTGACGATCTGGATGCCGGCGTTGGAGACGAGGATGTCGAGGCTGCCAAAGGTCGCCACCACACGCTCGATGCCCGCGTCCACCACCTGCTCGTCGGTCACGTCCATCGCCAGCGCCAGGGCCTTGCCGCCCTCACGCTCGATCTCGTCCACCACGCGTTGCGCGGCGTCCTGCTGCAAATCGGCGATGGCTACCGCCGCGCCGGACCGGGCCAGGGTCAGGGCGATCTGCTTGCCGATGCCACTGGCCGCGCCGGTGACCACTGCAACCTTGCCGTTCAATTGCGTCATTTCATCCTCCGGGTTCAGCGTTCGACGTCGGTCGCGCAGCAACTGGGCGACCCTGACGGTACAGGGTGCAAGGCGGCGCCAGGGTAGCGGCGCGGCGGATGTCCCGCTCAGTCACGGCGCAGCTGGATACTGCCGTCGCGATGCTGGCGATAGAGCGTGTAAGGCAGGGACACCGTGTCGGTCAGGCCGGACAGCAGCATGTCCGCCAGTGGCCAGACGACCGTTGCACCGCTGACGCCGCCGCGCGGCACGAAGGGCTCGCCGTGCATCCAGCAGAGATCGTAGGTCACCCCGCTGTATACCCGGG
This Pseudomonas sp. ATCC 13867 DNA region includes the following protein-coding sequences:
- a CDS encoding DMT family transporter, with amino-acid sequence MNLSLYLLTVLIWGTTWIAIKLQVGVVAIPLSIAYRFSLAALVLFVLLLASRRLQPLGRRGQAICLAQGGCLFCVNFLCFYTASQWIPSGLIAVVFSTATLWNALNARLFFNQRIAPNVLGGGALGLAGLVLLFWPELSSHGAGRETYYGLGLALAGTLCFSAGNLLSSLQQKAGLRPLSTNAWGMLYGSLILLGICVVQGVPLTFDGSPQYVGSLLYLAIPGSVIGFTAYLTLVGRMGPERAAYCTVLFPVVALNVSAFVEGYQWTLPALAGLGLVMAGNVLVFRKPKPVLQPVRV
- a CDS encoding AraC family transcriptional regulator, whose protein sequence is MPAIQQLEVFQSMNASPNARLERCAELGDGLSAAIWSNSHDARDYHAPSHHTLSCYLNDGTGTFRRGAPGTKGAPDKLCVMPAGAESAWIVNGDIRLAHLYIGQEQFALGCIRLLDREPRELQLHERTFLDDPQQAARFRQLVKLDWHEPGERIRTSTLAHDLIDHLLLNQVGLREGLRLKGGLAPAMRRRVADYIEQRLDQPLSLGELAMQTALSEYHFARMFRESFGMPPHQYVLARRVALAQRLLRDTRQPLAQVALACGFSSASHFANRFRSVVGGTPGEFRLAFER
- a CDS encoding DUF3325 domain-containing protein; this encodes MLLVFGLNLLALAAACLSLARHHRELFGSAPSAFRVRLSRGVALLDGTLALAYAIRRMGAELGIVYWACLLMIAGAALVLLLAWRPRWALPTAAAMPLIGGVVAVLG
- a CDS encoding PepSY-associated TM helix domain-containing protein gives rise to the protein MSLRQSMSGLHTWSGLLISWILFVVLFSGTLSVFDKELTRWMTPQLLPLERVSVGADQVRDLLVERAPDAHGYWMLPPTERMPYWTAGWEPADFSAFQSFRVDARQGEVLPETVGGNFFLELHYELHGGMLGLYVVGVAGLFMLVALVSGVIVHRRIFKDFFTLRPSVARQRAWLDAHNVLGVLGLPFHLMMAYTGLAIFITFYMTAGIKAAYQDDAEHFFHDVQGAFDREALGKPAKPPKSIDRMLVKAREAWGDDSQVGWISIENPNDAAAMVQVRRAIDRGMVNDQRTVSFDAGSGALLHVQKPYKPGYQTYAWLTGLHMAQFGNDLLRVMYFALGLLGCAMVFGGLQVWVSKRETRGHRGVAWVRVLNGAVCGGLPLASLGLLAASRLLPAGMVGRGRWEATAFVVAWLLALAHALWRRGGRGMAREQLGALAALALLLSLLGLSGPEPGRLTARIAEGDWLMAGVDLGLLVIGVGCGFLAWRVGREGAEPARVRRARTEEYA
- a CDS encoding aminotransferase-like domain-containing protein — encoded protein: MGRPKGTRVDSVMRHVRERLAARALVPGERLPSIRQLAAQLDVSKTTVVEAYDRLAADGVIAARRGSGFYVSGHAPPLSLAEIGPALDRSIDPLWISRQSLEAADTSLKPGCGWLPPSWLPEDELRRALRQIARAPQSSLLEYGRPYGHAGLREQLARRLADYGVPVGPQQVVLTDNGTQAIDLICRFLLEPGDCVLVDDPGYFNFQALLRAHRVQVVAVPYTPTGPDIAVMASLLEQHRPRLYITNSAFHNPTGAVLSPLIAHRLLKLAEAHDLLIVEDDIFGDFEHESAPRLSAFDGLERVIQVGSFSKTLSASVRCGYIATQPQWCERLVDLKLATSFGNSPFSAEMLYELLRKGSYRRHLDSLRARLADAMGETLQRLRALDIQPWLEPRGGIFIWACLPDGLDAAEVSRAALADNLVLAPGNVFSLSQSATGFLRFNVAQCLSPRVFEGLERAMDVARGH
- a CDS encoding DMT family transporter; translated protein: MNRNLGGWLSGFLGVLIFSGSLPATRVAVADFDPTFLTLARASIAGLLAAAILIVLRQKLPARRDLVPLLVVAGGVVVGFPLLTALALKHVNSAHAIVFVGLLPLATALFGVMRAGEQPRPAFWICSLLGSAVVAGFALSQSGAGNFTGDLLMLAAILVCGLGYAEGGRIARHLGSWQVICWVLVLSLPLMLPLAWYTQPETFSGASWPAWLSLGYVSLFSMLIGFFFWYHGLATGGIAAVGQLQLLQPFFGLALAGLLLHEQVSPLMAGATVAVVLCVAGAKRFAR
- a CDS encoding DEAD/DEAH box helicase, which encodes MFELPDDSAWQSFMREGLPQLREQGWEIDVRPEFVFDISPVEDWYAEIEETEDRQWFDLELGIQVDGRRISLLPSLIELIRRMPALLDPAALARHADDEQLVLRLDAGRSPIHTWQTASERPLRVSLPFGKLKPMLGTLSEFYIGDLPPVRRLRMGAPDASRLSELEELPLAWEGGEQLREIAHRLRDYRARPAAIPEDLNAELRAYQHEGLSWMQTLREVGASGILADDMGLGKTLQSLAHILLEKQAGRLTTPALVIMPTSLIPNWLDEAERFTPDLRVLALHGAGRRKAFARIAEHDLILTTYALLPRDAEKLAQHEYHLLILDEAQNIKNAGTKAAQAARRLHARNRLCLTGTPLENHLGELWSLFHFLLPGWLGDARQFAIDYRTPIERHGDQARLMHLAARIRPFLLRRTKEQVASELPPKSEFVQHIELSEAQRDLYETVRLALDRKVRDEIARRGLARSRIIILEALLKLRQVCCDIRLVNREVPPPTGKSARAVTSGKLVYLLDMLEELLAEGRRVLVFSQFTSMLALIGEALAERNLDYALLTGDTRDRRAPVKNFQEGRVPLFLISLKAGGVGLNLTAADTVIHYDPWWNPAAENQASDRAYRIGQDKPVFVYKLIARGTVEEKIQLLQRDKAALAAGILEGTGSDWQLDDADIDALFAPLPKAV
- a CDS encoding 3-hydroxybutyrate dehydrogenase; this translates as MTQLNGKVAVVTGAASGIGKQIALTLARSGAAVAIADLQQDAAQRVVDEIEREGGKALALAMDVTDEQVVDAGIERVVATFGSLDILVSNAGIQIVNPLESYSFADWKKMLAIHLDGAFLTTRAALRHMYPAKRGGVVIYMGSVHSHEASPLKSAYVTAKHGLLGLARTLAKEGGPHGVRSHVVCPGFVRTPLVEKQIPEQARELGISEDEVVKKVMLGGTVDGEFTTVDDVAQTVLFLASFPSAALTGQSVLVSHGWGMR
- a CDS encoding YceK/YidQ family lipoprotein, giving the protein MMHIRLSVLLMLAAGLAGCGSMHTLRSDEVVSTRDIKLEGTYCEAIPRVYSGVTYDLCWMHGEPFVPRGGVSGATVVWPLADMLLSGLTDTVSLPYTLYRQHRDGSIQLRRD